A genomic window from Mesorhizobium sp. 131-2-1 includes:
- the trmB gene encoding tRNA (guanine(46)-N(7))-methyltransferase TrmB, with protein sequence MDPKDRPSRATEAFFGRRRGKTIRPQQAAALESGFQTYRLDLAAEPPAELRALFAADVSAIQLEIGFGGGEHLLHRATAAEQTGFIGVEPFVNGMAKLMMAVREKPLTNLRVYDDDATRLLDWLPPASLDGIDLLYPDPWPKKKHWKRRFVGPVNLDRFARVLKPGGKFRFASDIDTYVNWTLLHCRAHGAFAWQAQEAADWHRPYDGWPGTRYEAKAIREGRRPAYLTFVRT encoded by the coding sequence ATGGACCCAAAAGACAGGCCGAGCCGCGCGACCGAAGCTTTCTTCGGCCGCCGGCGCGGCAAGACCATCCGTCCGCAGCAGGCCGCGGCGCTGGAAAGCGGTTTTCAGACCTATCGGCTTGATCTGGCGGCCGAGCCGCCGGCGGAATTGCGCGCCCTGTTTGCCGCCGATGTTTCAGCGATTCAGCTTGAAATCGGTTTTGGCGGCGGCGAGCACTTGCTGCATCGCGCGACGGCGGCTGAGCAAACCGGCTTTATCGGCGTCGAGCCGTTCGTCAACGGCATGGCCAAACTGATGATGGCGGTCAGGGAAAAACCGCTGACCAATCTCAGGGTCTATGACGACGACGCCACGCGGCTGCTTGACTGGCTGCCGCCGGCGTCGCTCGACGGCATCGACCTGCTCTATCCCGATCCCTGGCCAAAGAAGAAGCACTGGAAGCGGCGCTTCGTCGGTCCGGTCAATCTCGACCGTTTCGCCCGCGTGCTGAAGCCGGGCGGAAAATTCCGCTTTGCCTCCGACATCGACACCTATGTCAACTGGACGCTGCTGCACTGTCGGGCACATGGCGCCTTCGCATGGCAGGCGCAGGAAGCGGCCGACTGGCATCGGCCCTATGATGGCTGGCCGGGCACGCGTTACGAGGCGAAGGCCATTCGCGAGGGCCGGCGGCCGGCCTATCTCACCTTCGTCAGGACATAG